A region from the Haloarcula limicola genome encodes:
- a CDS encoding restriction endonuclease: MNTVQTGTTIMGSVSSDPLTTLRSLPPRHFEQFVADVWSECQGWATEVMDAGPDKGLDVIGQPPTGGAKTAVQCKRYAEGNKISSEQIQQYAALRQQWEDVDGVTVVTTSSFTRNALELADRLNVKCIDGDDLVRLVHRYNAGEILDWYGQGKPSDW, translated from the coding sequence ATGAACACCGTCCAAACTGGAACGACGATAATGGGTTCAGTCTCTTCTGATCCATTAACGACGCTCCGAAGTCTGCCACCACGTCACTTCGAGCAGTTCGTGGCTGATGTTTGGTCGGAGTGCCAAGGGTGGGCAACAGAAGTGATGGACGCTGGCCCAGACAAAGGCCTTGACGTAATTGGCCAGCCACCGACAGGCGGAGCGAAAACTGCTGTTCAGTGTAAGCGATACGCTGAAGGAAACAAGATATCGAGTGAGCAGATCCAGCAGTACGCGGCTCTTCGACAACAGTGGGAAGATGTTGACGGGGTCACGGTAGTTACGACCAGTTCGTTCACTCGAAACGCGCTGGAACTGGCCGACCGTCTCAATGTCAAGTGCATTGACGGAGACGACCTCGTTCGCTTAGTTCACCGATACAACGCTGGTGAGATACTGGACTGGTACGGCCAGGGAAAACCGTCCGATTGGTAA
- a CDS encoding helix-turn-helix domain-containing protein, whose translation MTDIKAVVRVEHPDIVLTETVTRARGAKVKSVSEAGTDPTSGKFFYHIESSDFSQFEDGLRNDNTIGEFDRVIEARDEEAIYSFEYTDEAKILSPVISAANGVILEMENDGEAWILTIWIPERTNLIRLWDYAQQNGVDIELLRVNEYASLGNTDAGLTDSQREALLVAFDTGYFEEPRDATLGEVAADLDISQPAASGLLRRGIKRLIVSSLKDGTEKPD comes from the coding sequence ATGACTGATATCAAGGCGGTCGTCCGAGTCGAACACCCTGACATAGTGCTTACAGAGACAGTCACTCGTGCCCGAGGAGCGAAAGTCAAATCGGTGTCAGAGGCGGGGACTGACCCGACATCGGGAAAGTTCTTCTATCACATCGAGTCGTCGGATTTCTCTCAGTTCGAAGACGGATTGCGGAACGATAACACTATCGGCGAGTTCGATCGCGTCATCGAAGCCAGAGACGAAGAGGCGATCTATAGCTTCGAGTATACCGACGAAGCGAAGATCCTCTCGCCGGTGATTTCGGCCGCGAACGGTGTCATACTCGAAATGGAGAACGACGGAGAGGCTTGGATTTTGACGATATGGATACCCGAGCGAACGAATCTGATACGGCTCTGGGACTATGCGCAACAGAACGGCGTCGATATCGAACTGCTGCGCGTCAACGAATACGCCAGTTTAGGTAACACGGACGCTGGGTTGACCGATAGCCAGCGAGAAGCACTCCTGGTCGCCTTCGACACGGGATATTTCGAAGAACCACGGGACGCGACTCTCGGCGAGGTTGCCGCGGATCTGGATATCTCTCAGCCTGCGGCCAGCGGCCTCCTCCGACGTGGAATCAAGCGGCTCATCGTCTCGTCGCTGAAGGACGGTACTGAAAAACCGGATTGA
- a CDS encoding RimK family alpha-L-glutamate ligase — MSDEDITVGVLSLHSSKETKAILNAADSLGYDTEWLREENTTVSVTDGKMTLDPDVDVVANRLLLSSDEYPVEGIGLALTLNRLAPMLNEPTAATTALHKFASAAALADADIPIPDALLSLSNKRLNEERERFGERAVYKTAIGTHGGGTWMVELDDPVNAQVGERHAFLQEFLDHDDSRHHDLRIYVVGDRIVGAMNRYAPDGEWRTNVALGGEVEDMTDQLPERVREIALNATDAIGLDYAGVDVIQGNDGYYVLEVNPTAGFRGLFKASGVSPAPYIAQLAIERAGGSVPDEEVEQLTGTLDDSRPTAMPRTPTTQTPENVTIGYIEEVVVSGTRGNKSVLAKSDTGATRTSIDAELAADIGTGPILDIVKVKSGSVKSGRSRPVVDLVVGIGGTQHTVTASVEDRSHMEYPLLLGRDILKHYQVNVNRRADDEYDDLDSEEEEESTLE; from the coding sequence ATGAGTGACGAAGATATCACCGTCGGTGTTCTGAGCCTCCATTCGAGCAAGGAGACGAAGGCTATCCTGAACGCGGCCGATAGCCTCGGATACGACACCGAGTGGCTCCGCGAGGAGAACACGACCGTCTCGGTGACCGACGGGAAGATGACGCTCGACCCGGACGTCGACGTGGTGGCGAACCGACTCCTTCTCTCCAGCGACGAGTATCCGGTCGAGGGCATCGGCCTGGCGCTGACGCTCAACCGCCTCGCGCCGATGCTGAACGAGCCCACCGCCGCGACGACGGCGCTGCACAAGTTCGCGAGCGCGGCGGCGCTCGCCGACGCCGACATCCCGATCCCCGACGCGCTCCTCTCGCTGTCGAACAAGCGGCTCAACGAGGAGCGCGAGCGATTCGGCGAGCGGGCCGTTTACAAGACGGCGATCGGCACCCACGGCGGCGGGACGTGGATGGTCGAACTCGACGACCCGGTCAACGCGCAGGTCGGGGAGCGACACGCCTTCCTACAGGAGTTCCTCGACCACGACGACAGCCGGCATCACGACCTGCGCATCTACGTCGTCGGCGACCGGATCGTCGGCGCGATGAACCGCTACGCGCCCGACGGCGAGTGGCGGACCAACGTCGCGCTCGGCGGCGAAGTCGAGGACATGACCGATCAGCTCCCCGAGCGAGTCCGGGAGATCGCGCTGAACGCCACGGACGCCATCGGCCTCGACTACGCCGGCGTCGACGTCATTCAGGGCAACGACGGCTACTACGTCCTCGAAGTCAACCCGACCGCCGGCTTCCGCGGCCTGTTCAAGGCGAGCGGCGTCAGCCCGGCCCCCTACATCGCGCAGTTGGCGATCGAGCGGGCGGGCGGAAGCGTCCCCGACGAGGAGGTCGAGCAGCTCACCGGCACGCTCGACGATTCCCGACCGACCGCGATGCCGCGGACGCCGACCACGCAGACCCCGGAGAACGTCACCATCGGCTACATCGAGGAGGTCGTCGTCTCCGGGACGCGGGGCAACAAGAGCGTCCTCGCCAAGTCCGACACCGGCGCGACCCGGACCAGCATCGACGCCGAGCTCGCCGCGGACATCGGCACCGGCCCCATCCTCGACATCGTGAAGGTGAAGTCCGGGAGCGTCAAGTCCGGCCGCTCGCGGCCGGTCGTGGACCTCGTCGTCGGGATCGGCGGGACCCAACACACCGTCACCGCCAGCGTCGAGGACCGCTCGCACATGGAGTACCCCCTCCTGTTGGGCCGGGACATCCTCAAGCACTACCAGGTGAACGTCAACCGACGCGCGGACGACGAGTACGACGACTTAGACTCCGAAGAGGAAGAGGAGTCGACGCTCGAATAG
- a CDS encoding manganese-dependent inorganic pyrophosphatase: MAQPLYVIGHQQPDTDTVCSAIAYARLKQRQGTDAVPARAGEMNPETQFVLDRAGVETPSRLDDAAGERLVLVDHNEHSQTVSGAREAEIVEVVDHHRIGDVTTSDPIFFRNEPVGSTATILTQLYDAADESIDEETAQLLLSGLLSDTVVLRSPTTTDRDRTVAERLAELAGLDVEEYGKELLQQKSKLGEKSPREMVLGDFKEFEFGAHEVGIGQVETVEPATVLEQREAVLAAMDDVVDEREYATLLLLVTDLLEEESTVLLAGGHEDTVGEALDATFTDREAFLPGVMSRKKQVVPPLEDALS; encoded by the coding sequence ATGGCACAGCCACTCTACGTCATCGGTCACCAACAGCCCGACACGGACACGGTCTGCTCCGCGATCGCGTACGCTCGGTTGAAACAGAGGCAGGGGACGGACGCGGTTCCGGCCCGGGCCGGCGAGATGAATCCCGAGACGCAGTTCGTTCTGGACCGGGCGGGCGTCGAGACGCCGTCCCGCTTAGACGACGCCGCGGGCGAACGGCTCGTGCTCGTCGACCACAACGAACACAGTCAGACCGTGTCCGGCGCGCGGGAGGCGGAGATCGTCGAGGTCGTCGACCACCACCGGATCGGCGACGTGACGACCAGCGACCCGATCTTCTTCCGGAACGAACCGGTCGGCTCTACCGCGACGATCCTCACGCAGCTGTACGACGCGGCGGACGAATCGATCGACGAGGAGACGGCCCAACTGCTCCTCAGCGGCCTCCTGAGCGACACCGTCGTCCTCCGCTCGCCGACGACCACCGACCGGGACCGGACGGTGGCCGAACGACTGGCCGAATTGGCCGGTCTGGACGTCGAGGAGTACGGCAAGGAACTCCTTCAGCAGAAGAGCAAGCTCGGGGAGAAGAGTCCCAGAGAGATGGTTCTCGGGGACTTCAAGGAGTTCGAGTTCGGCGCACACGAGGTCGGAATCGGCCAGGTAGAGACCGTCGAGCCGGCGACGGTACTGGAGCAGCGAGAGGCCGTCCTCGCCGCGATGGACGACGTCGTCGACGAGCGCGAGTACGCGACGCTCCTCTTGCTCGTCACCGACCTCCTCGAAGAGGAGTCGACTGTCCTCCTGGCCGGCGGCCACGAAGATACCGTCGGAGAAGCTCTAGACGCGACGTTCACGGACCGGGAAGCGTTCCTGCCGGGAGTCATGTCTCGGAAGAAACAGGTCGTCCCGCCGCTTGAGGACGCCCTCAGCTGA
- a CDS encoding succinylglutamate desuccinylase/aspartoacylase family protein: MDEAEPFTYDGGRVDPGETQNVRYTVSETYMGDPVRVPVTIINGERPGPTGFLSAAAHGDELNGIEVVREVAHEWDHSTLAGTLICLPVLNVPAFLAQERYLPIYDRDLNRSFPGNPDSTSAKRMADRIFRNFLEPCDFGLDFHTSTRGRTNMLHVRADMEDEAVARVANAFASNVIISSTGPSGSLRREASDADVPTITIEMGEAHRFQRPLIDQALDSVRSVLAEFGILDTEVVRWPGWRTVIENSDEKTWIRADAGGLVDMHHSGGELVYEDEVICTIGNPFKTENTTIRAPFTGLLVGVLENPLVYPGNPLCHLVRLDDRTRRAAERSQTVDIERTPSS; encoded by the coding sequence ATGGACGAGGCCGAACCGTTCACGTACGACGGTGGACGGGTTGACCCGGGGGAGACGCAGAACGTGCGGTACACGGTCAGTGAGACGTACATGGGCGATCCGGTCCGGGTGCCGGTCACCATCATCAACGGCGAGCGTCCGGGACCGACTGGCTTCCTCTCGGCGGCCGCCCACGGCGACGAACTGAACGGGATCGAAGTGGTCCGCGAGGTCGCCCACGAGTGGGACCACTCGACCCTCGCCGGCACGCTGATCTGTCTGCCCGTGCTGAACGTCCCGGCGTTTCTCGCACAGGAGCGGTACCTCCCGATTTACGACCGGGACCTGAACCGCTCGTTCCCCGGCAACCCCGACTCGACGAGCGCGAAGCGGATGGCCGACCGGATCTTCCGGAACTTCCTCGAACCCTGTGACTTCGGGCTGGACTTCCACACGTCGACGCGCGGCCGGACCAACATGCTCCACGTCCGGGCGGACATGGAAGACGAGGCCGTCGCGCGGGTGGCCAACGCCTTCGCCTCGAACGTCATCATCTCCTCGACCGGGCCGTCGGGGTCGCTGCGTCGCGAGGCGAGCGACGCCGACGTCCCGACCATCACGATCGAGATGGGCGAGGCCCACCGCTTTCAGCGCCCGCTCATCGACCAGGCCCTCGACAGCGTCCGGTCGGTACTGGCCGAGTTCGGCATCCTCGATACCGAGGTCGTGCGCTGGCCCGGCTGGCGGACCGTCATCGAGAACAGCGACGAGAAGACGTGGATACGCGCCGACGCCGGCGGCCTCGTCGACATGCACCACAGCGGGGGCGAACTCGTCTACGAAGACGAGGTCATCTGCACCATCGGTAACCCGTTCAAAACGGAGAACACGACGATCAGAGCGCCGTTCACCGGGCTGCTAGTCGGCGTCCTCGAAAACCCGCTCGTCTATCCAGGGAACCCGCTCTGCCATCTCGTCCGCCTCGACGACCGGACCCGTCGCGCCGCCGAGCGGAGTCAGACCGTAGACATCGAACGGACGCCGTCGTCGTAG